AGTTCGACTGCGTGGTCCAGCCATTCGACGATGCGCAGCAGGCGGTGCTGGTCCGGGCCGGGTGGCGGATCGGCCGGGTGGGCGCCGACGAAACCCAACGGATAGATCTGCCACCAGATGGCGTGGGTGACCCAGTCCGGCATGGTCACCGCCGGAACTTTGCCGCGTAGAGCTCTTTCATCGGCTCGACCAGGTCGTCGGCGGGTCCGTCGACCGTCAGGCCGGGCGCGACCGTGGTGATCGGCAGGGTCGCCACCGGCGGCGCAGGCGCGCCCCATTCGGCGAGCCAGCCGCTGAGCTGAGCCGACGACGTGGCGTAGACGATGCGGCCGAGACCGACCCACGCATGGGCCGCCGCGCACATCGGGCAGTGCTCGCCCGAGGTGTAGACCGTGGCCCTGGCCCGTCGGTCCTCGGTCAGGTGTTCGGCCGCCCAGCGCGCGATCGCGAACTCGGGATGCTGTGTGGCGTCACCGTTCTTCACCCGGTTGCGGTCGGCGAACAGCGTCGTACCCGTGTAGTCGACCAGCACGGACCCGAACGGCTCGTCGCCGTCGTCGAGGGCCTCGCGGGCGAGCTCGACACATCTGCGCAGATGCTTGCGGTCGGCGTCACTGATGGCCACAGCCGGGAGTGTACGCGTGAGCACCCGCCGGTCGGGGGAGGCCGAACCGGCCTCAGGCGCCGCAGCACGGATCGGCGACGTCGAGCCTGCAGGCGCACGACGCGGTGATCGGGACGTCGGCGCGGGCCAGTGCCAGCTCGAGTTGTCGACCGATGATGGCGGCCTCGGCGTCCCTGCCGAGCCTGCGCAGGCATTCGTGGTAGCCGTGCAGACTCCACACGTTGTTGGGGTGCTGGCAGGACCGGCTCAGCGTCGGGTCGAGGCCGAGGTCGGCGGCGTAGATCTGCGCGGCCTCCTCGACCCGTCCCTGCTCGAGCAGCAGCGCCCCGTAGGCGTGCCGCGTGGGTTGCATCCAGCCCCATGGTTCGTCGTAGGGGAGTGCGTCGTCGAGTGCGATCGCGTGCCGCAGATGCTCGAACGCCACCTGGTGATCGCCCTCGCGGTAGGCGATCTCGCCGTCGAGCATGGCACCGGCGATGGCCAGGATGTCCCGGCTGGTGTTGTTGAACAGGTAGCGCGACTCCGGGATCCGGTCGTAGGCCGCGGCGAACGCGTCCCGTTCGGCTCGGGCGCGGGTGAGGTCGCCCTTGGCGGCGTAGGCGACGCCTCGGCCGTAGTGGACGGTGGCCGTGGTGGTGCAGTACAACGTCGGGTCCCCGGGCAGCGGTTCGGCGATCAGGTCGTCCCACCGGCCGAAGCGCACCAGCACGTGCACCCGCAGCGGTACGAACGCCTCCAGCCAGTCGGCCATCGGCGGTGAGGGCACCGACAGCAACTCCGGGGTGAGCTGCGCGGCGAGTTCGTCGGCGGCGGCCAGCGCGATCTGCGACGACCCTTCGAACATCGCCGAGTACACCACGAAATGCAGGTCGTGTGCGCGGTAGAGCGAGTAGAAGTTCAGCGGGCCGCGGCGCTCGACGAAACGCCGATCGGCTTCCACCGCAGCCAGATTCGCCACCACCGAGGTGCGGTAGTCGCCGCACAGCACGTCGATGTGGCTGGGCATGTGCCGCAGGTGGCCCGCATCGGGCACCAGGTTGCGTAGCAGGTCGGCGGCGGGCAGCGCCGCCTGCGGGGTGGTCGACATCTCCATGGTGTGGATGTAGAGGTGCAGCACACCGGGGTGTTCGCGGCCGGCCGGGGTGGCCAGCGCCCGGTCGAGAATCGACTTGGCCTCCAGCACACGCGATCCCGGCGCCGGTTCGCCGGTGCGCCCGTCCCACAGGGCCCACGCCGTGACGTTGACCAGCGCGTCGGCGGCCAGGGCTTGCACGTCGATGTCGTCGGGATGGGTGCGGGCCAGTTCCGCCATCGCGTCGGCGTAGCCGTGGTGCCCGGCGAGCAGGGCTTCGGTGTCCTCCGGGTCGTCGGTGGGGAACCGTTTCCACAGCGCCTCGATCAGGTCGCGCTCGACGGCCGAGGCGCGCCCGGATGCGGCGGCGGCGAGTTCGCGTCTGGCGCGGGCCACCGACGCGGTCAGGTCGACGGGGTCGAAGGCGTCCCAGGCCTTGTTGTAGTTCGGCCCGACGGAGTATGCGATGCCCCAGTGCGCGGCCGCGAGGTCGGGATCGAACTCAAGTGCCCGCTCGAAGCAGTGGATCGCCTCTTCGTGGTTGAAGGCGTAGGCCCAGACCATCCCTCGGTCGAACCACACCTGCGCGTCGGGCGACGGTGTGTCAGTCGACCGGTGATAGGACCCGAGTCGGTAGTACGGCTCCCTGGTAGCGGTTTCCGTCACCCTTCGAACGATAGTTCAGGACACCGGCGGGTGTGCACCGTTCGGCAACGCGCCCAGCCGATTTCCGCAGGCGCGGTGAGGCCGATTTCCGCAGGCGCGGTGAGGCCGAATTCCGCAGGCGCGGTGAGCGAGCCGCGGTACCGAGCACCGCGAGCACACAACCCGCGGCGGCCCACACCCCGAGGGTGAGCAGCGGCTGGGCGGCACCGTGGCCGTCGAAGTACTCGACACTGCGCAGCAGCGACACCCCCGCACCCTGCGGCACGATGAGGTTAAAGGTGGTGTAGAAGCCCGACAGCAGCGGCCTGCCCACCGGACCGGCCGCGGCCGCGTTCCCCACGATCACCAGGAAGGCCGTCAGCGCCATCGATGCGGCGGCGCCGAACGCGGCCGAAACGCCGGTGACCGCACCGCCGACGGCCATGCAGTAGAGCCACAGCACGCCGAACACCTGCCAGGGATGGCCGACGAGCGCCCCGAGAACCGCGTCGACGTAGCCGGTGACCAGCCCGGCCAGCAGCGCCGAGTACCCCGCGAGCGTGGCCGTGCGCAAGGCCAGGGTCAGCGGCCGGCGCACCGGGCCCGCGAGGTAGCCGAACGCCGCCGCGCCGACCGACGCGCCGAGCGAGATGAAGATGACGGCGTAGAACTCGACGGTGCCCTGGGGGTCGCCGGGTGCCGGCGGCGCGACGTCGGTGACCACCGGGACCAGGCCTGCCTTCTGCGCGGCGGCACGGCCGACGGCATCGGCGGCGTTGGCGACGCTGCGCCCGCCGCCGCCCGCCACGTAGATGTCGAGGCGGTCGGGCGCGCCGACGACCAGTGCTGCGTCGGCATCGCGCGCCAGCACCTGGGCACGGGCCGCGGCATCGTCGGCGACGTCGCGGACGTCGAGCGAATCCTGTTGGCGCAGTTGCTCGGCGAGCCCTGCGGGCGCCGACACCGCGACCGTCATGTGGTGCAGCGAGGGT
This region of Mycolicibacterium goodii genomic DNA includes:
- a CDS encoding nucleoside deaminase, with product MAISDADRKHLRRCVELAREALDDGDEPFGSVLVDYTGTTLFADRNRVKNGDATQHPEFAIARWAAEHLTEDRRARATVYTSGEHCPMCAAAHAWVGLGRIVYATSSAQLSGWLAEWGAPAPPVATLPITTVAPGLTVDGPADDLVEPMKELYAAKFRR
- a CDS encoding tetratricopeptide repeat protein; amino-acid sequence: MWFDRGMVWAYAFNHEEAIHCFERALEFDPDLAAAHWGIAYSVGPNYNKAWDAFDPVDLTASVARARRELAAAASGRASAVERDLIEALWKRFPTDDPEDTEALLAGHHGYADAMAELARTHPDDIDVQALAADALVNVTAWALWDGRTGEPAPGSRVLEAKSILDRALATPAGREHPGVLHLYIHTMEMSTTPQAALPAADLLRNLVPDAGHLRHMPSHIDVLCGDYRTSVVANLAAVEADRRFVERRGPLNFYSLYRAHDLHFVVYSAMFEGSSQIALAAADELAAQLTPELLSVPSPPMADWLEAFVPLRVHVLVRFGRWDDLIAEPLPGDPTLYCTTTATVHYGRGVAYAAKGDLTRARAERDAFAAAYDRIPESRYLFNNTSRDILAIAGAMLDGEIAYREGDHQVAFEHLRHAIALDDALPYDEPWGWMQPTRHAYGALLLEQGRVEEAAQIYAADLGLDPTLSRSCQHPNNVWSLHGYHECLRRLGRDAEAAIIGRQLELALARADVPITASCACRLDVADPCCGA